A segment of the Lineus longissimus chromosome 11, tnLinLong1.2, whole genome shotgun sequence genome:
AATGATGAAGCAATTGGAACAATATCGTACGGAGCAAGGGTTGTTTACAGCCACGCCTGATCCTGGTTCCAGTGAAAATATCCAAAATGTTGGAAAGAGACCACGTTCGAAATCCGTCTCCTTAGATTCACTGAGTCTGGTTTCGAGTGCTAATTCGACAGGCAGGCATCAGGATAAAGTGTTCCGGAAGGAGAGCCCAAATATTCTCCCGTGGACCCCACGCAATCCAACCATTGACATCATCGTCACTGACCTTGAAACTAATGAAGGTCAAAAGGTCGTTGCTTCTGGAAAACCTGTGGTGAAGGTTTCTGGTACGAAATTTCATGGTTATATTAAAGATGAAAAGACAACATTACATAGCATATTGCATAGGGAACAAATGGTGGAAAATGAAAGTCCACGGGGTAGCAGCAGGCTTACGAACAGTGCAAAATCAGTGTCCAAGGTGACGTCACAACGAACGATGAATGGTGAAATACCCACACCGCGTATATCAAACGGGAAGCCACACGTTAGCTTTAAAGTTAAGGAAAATAATCCCAACGGAGGATTACATAACAATTTAAGGCGACAATCTATCGGCCAAGCTCGCCCACATTCTGATCTTCAGGCACGCAGACAAAGTACTGGGGGAATGCCATCAACTCGTCGCCCAGTCACTCATGAGATGCTGGTACGTGAATCAACGGACATCAAAATACGCATGAACAAGTTTTTCCGCAACTTGGAGAACACGAAAAGAGGTGTATCaaacgatgaagatgacgacgaATCTGATGTTTTCCCCATCATTCCCCAACTGATCAAACACCAAGGACATATGTCTCAGCGCTATTTAACCCCGACACCAGAATTGCAGAAAACCTCACAGAGTTTTAATAAGAGTACTTCGGTTGACATGTCAGCTTTTGGAAGCATATCAGATGGGGATTCCATCCCGGTGCCTAAAGAGGAAGGAATGTATGCAATCATCCTCAATGAAAAAAACTATGACGCAAACCCGGGACCGCAACGTAAGATGTCTGCCGCATCGAAATGGACATTCATGTTAAATAAAGTCACCGAGAATTCAGCACAACGAGATCAAACACCGCCAACTCCAGATAATAATCGGCGAAGTTCTATAATTAGTTTGACAGGGAGTGAAATCTCCAACTGTTCAGGGGGTGGGGGCCGCCGGCGCAGCAGTATAGGAATACCCACCCACTCAATGGAGCGATCGAACCGCCATTCCGCAACCTTCAAACTCCGTAAATTAGTTGGTGAACTCATGAAGCAGAAGACACGGTATGAACTGAATGAGGTGGAGGAAGTAAAAAGAAAACTGTCCGAGGACTCCCAGGACCAAATTTCTAGGTCACGGACAGAAAGCATGACAACTGAGGGAACAGCAGAACATGTAGATTAGTAGGATAAACCTAGAGCTAGAATTCAAGGCTTAACTAATCACCAAAAGCTTGATAGCAGCAAAAGAGGGCTGCTTTAGAAGGACTGACCATCGGTATACATTATAATGCCTCATCTGAATTTGAGAACAAGACGAAACTTGTTGTTGTCTAAATTCGATCTTCTTTATTTCAGTGAAACAACACATGCACTGTATATTATTTGcaataaaacatgaaaaaaagaaataaacagaCATTATTCTAGAAGTTGTGTGGTCTTCTTCAATTGATACCCAAAACATTCATTTGGACATTGGATATC
Coding sequences within it:
- the LOC135496027 gene encoding uncharacterized protein LOC135496027, which gives rise to MGTHLELIWDVLNTKDREELRDEEDFGIEDVINIFTTMDQNHEKSCAQSFDKQLKILGYLRKSLQFLDDIPEENSLQGLNIEGHIDCFIGLADIVNSEESCDIDKTVLESKQTRKQIIMLSLNWLPTENEKEKDPFMTSLGLMGNFIIMNEERDDGCAKADSGAAAEKNEKIDGVRKHSFTEKLTGVKNARAEHRLQQINGTLSREQARQLRLIHDNKSVLRHEFKLMQHDKKKNTLETKKRSNPHYDFSLEEAGVAKSEQYLKEPVEGWYLQKQNAIRRRSVGDATQVTPLVAKARETLKQSEMMKQLEQYRTEQGLFTATPDPGSSENIQNVGKRPRSKSVSLDSLSLVSSANSTGRHQDKVFRKESPNILPWTPRNPTIDIIVTDLETNEGQKVVASGKPVVKVSGTKFHGYIKDEKTTLHSILHREQMVENESPRGSSRLTNSAKSVSKVTSQRTMNGEIPTPRISNGKPHVSFKVKENNPNGGLHNNLRRQSIGQARPHSDLQARRQSTGGMPSTRRPVTHEMLVRESTDIKIRMNKFFRNLENTKRGVSNDEDDDESDVFPIIPQLIKHQGHMSQRYLTPTPELQKTSQSFNKSTSVDMSAFGSISDGDSIPVPKEEGMYAIILNEKNYDANPGPQRKMSAASKWTFMLNKVTENSAQRDQTPPTPDNNRRSSIISLTGSEISNCSGGGGRRRSSIGIPTHSMERSNRHSATFKLRKLVGELMKQKTRYELNEVEEVKRKLSEDSQDQISRSRTESMTTEGTAEHVD